A single region of the Coregonus clupeaformis isolate EN_2021a chromosome 16, ASM2061545v1, whole genome shotgun sequence genome encodes:
- the LOC121584872 gene encoding huntingtin-interacting protein 1-related protein isoform X2 produces the protein MNSVGRVPSRVKTKRTETNLGAEREHFDKQQGNLHDKYGQLVALYSKLLCTKMEFHMKHSEIRSNLEVTDEVLERVAGTDVNNVFQLTVKVFDYLDAELRLAETVIRQLNTSIAISTTTSGQCRLSPLIQVIQDCSHLYHFTVKLLFKLHACLPADTLQGHRDRFHDQFHSLKTFFNKARDMLYFKRLIQIPKLPESPPNFLHAASLAKHARPVVVIPDEDEPEQQDDDDDDDPEPLINVSDVTMPSMMVPQRFDIFDQTFGPANGGFDDRDIQIENLQQDLELLRADLERVKGEAQRYVTQLKSQINSLEAELEEQRVQKQHALVENEQLRMELEATRRRNAEHESVQATFGEAETRAQATEQRYTKLKEKHTELVSSHAELLRKSADTVKMLSATQQTQEEVVRTKQQLAFEVERIKLDADMKLEEQKFEIKKLKRDFEEKRAEVEHVKGTLQHNEKVGEQLTSSMLALQAEKERLMRSASEKEVELSFLSQAAQLQQSTLQQERERSTREMGELQGKLQEKSRREVQLQQKLLDEQFSLLQGTVSEAESIIQDAVAKLDDPLHIRCTSSPDYLVSRAEATLGSIDKLKKGHSDYLTNMGDAGGLLRALTHFSHLAADTIINGSATAHLAPTDHSDRLTENCRGCATQSLQFLKDLKSKASLQRADPASIRIVVQKILRLGEELRPKGMDVRQDELGDLVDKEMATTSAAIEEAVRRIDEMMNQARMDTSGVKLEVNERILYSCTDLMKAIHLLVLTSTDLQKEIVEGGRGAATIKEFYARNSRWTEGLISASKAVGWGATQMVESADKVVLHTGKYEELIVCSHEIAASTAQLVASSKVKADRNSTKLTALQQASRHVNEMAANVVASTKTGQEHLEDKDTMDFSGMSLIKLKMEEIESQVKVLELENQLGNERLRLGELRKKHYDIAGVPAADLSEGNGLAPSPAAVAPSSPKPSKPSVMMKPALAQKPNLPPKNMFR, from the exons GGCAACCTTCATGACAAATATGGACAGCTGGTGGCTCTGTACTCTAAGCTCCTCTGCACAAAGATGGAGTTTCACATGAAG CATTCTGAAATCCGATCCAACCTAGAGGTGACAGATGAGGTTCTGGAGCGTGTTGCAGGAACAGACGTCAataatgt GTTCCAGCTCACTGTGAAAGTGTTTGATTACCTGGATGCAGAGTTGAGGCTAGCTGAGACAG TGATCCGGCAGCTCAACACGTCCATTGCCATCTCTACCACAACGTCAGGCCAGTGTCGTCTGTCCCCCCTCATCCAGGTCATCCAGGACTGCAGTCACCTCTACCACTTCACCGTCAAGCTGCTTTTCAAGCTGCATGCCT GTCTCCCAGCAGACACCTTGCAAGGACACCGTGATCGTTTTCATGACCAGTTCCACAG CCTCAAGACCTTCTTCAACAAAGCCAGAGACATGTTGTACTTCAAGAGACTCATCCAGATCCCCAAGCTGCCAGAA TCCCCTCCTAACTTCCTGCACGCGGCCTCCCTGGCCAAGCATGCGAGGCCGGTGGTGGTCATCCCAGACGAGGATGAGCCCGAGCAGCAGGATGATGACGACGATGATGACCCTGAACCGCTTATCAATGTCAGCGATGTCACCATGCCCAGCATGATGGTGCCACAG CGGTTTGACATTTTTGATCAGACCTTCGGACCCGCCAATGGTGGTTTTGATGACAG GGATATCCAAATTGAGAACCTCCAGCAGGACTTGGAGTTATTGAGGGCAGATCTGGAAAGGGTCAAGGGAGAG GCCCAGCGCTACGTCACGCAGCTCAAGTCCCAGATTAACAGTCTTGAGGCGGAGCTGGAGGAGCAACGGGTGCAGAAACAGCACGCCCTGGTGGAGAATGAACAGCTGCGCATGGAGCTGGAGGCCACGCGGCGCCGCAACGCTGAACATGAGAGCGTGCAGGCCACCTTCGGAGAGGCAGAGA CAAGAGCCCAGGCCACAGAGCAGCGCTACACCAAGCTGAAGGAGAAGCACACTGAGCTGGTGTCCAGCCATGCTGAACTGCTCAGGAAG AGTGCAGACACAGTGAAGATGCTGTCGGCAACACAGCAGACCCAGGAAGAGGTGGTGAGGACCAAGCAGCAGCTTGCTTTCGAGGTGGAGCGCATCAAACTGGACGCTGACATGAAG CTTGAGGAGCAGAAGTTTGAGATTAAGAAGCTTAAAAGGGATTTTGAGGAGAAGAGGGCTGAGGTGGAACATGTCAAAGGCACTCTGCAGCACAACGAGAAG GTGGGGGAACAGCTGACCAGCTCCATGTTGGCGCTGCAGGCGGAGAAAGAGCGCCTGATGCGCTCTGCGAGTGAGAAGGAGGTCGAGCTGTCATTCCTGAGCCAGGCTGCACAGCTGCAGCAGTCTACTCTGCAGCAGGAGAGAGAGCGGAGCACCAGGGAGATGGGAGAGCTGCAGGGCAAGCTGCAGGAGAAG TCTAGACGTGAGGTGCAGTTGCAGCAGAAGCTGCTGGATGAGCAGTTCTCCCTGCTGCAGGGAACGGTCTCTGAGGCTGAGAGCATCATCCAGGACGCTGTGGCCAAGCTGGACGACCCCCTGCACATCCGCTGCACCAGCTCCCCAG ATTACCTGGTCAGTCGGGCAGAGGCCACTTTGGGCTCCATTGataaattgaaaaaaggtcacTCGGACTACCTGACGAACATGGGAG ATGCTGGTGGGCTGCTGAGGGCCCTGACCCACTTCTCCCACCTGGCTGCTGACACCATAATCAACGGGAGTGCCACAGCACACTTGGCTCCCACCGACCACTCTGACC GTCTGACAGAGAATTGCAGGGGCTGTGCCACTCAGAGTCTGCAGTTCCTGAAGGATCTCAAGTCCAAGGCCTCCCTTCAGAGGGCAGACCCGGCCTCCATTCGCATAGTGGTCCAAAAGATCCTGAGGCTGGGGGAG GAGCTGCGACCTAAAGGCATGGATGTGCGACAGGATGAGTTGGGAGATCTGGTGGACAAGGAGATGGCAACCACGTCAGCAGCCATTGAGGAGGCAGTGCGCAGAATCGAT GAAATGATGAACCAGGCCCGAATGGACACCTCGGGGGTCAAACTCGAGGTCAATGAGAG AATCCTCTACAGCTGCACAGACCTGATGAAG GCCATCCACCTGCTGGTCCTGACATCCACCGACCTACAGAAGGAGATTGTTGAGGGCGGAAGG GGTGCAGCCACTATTAAGGAATTCTACGCCAGGAACTCCCGTTGGACTGAGGGACTCATCTCTGCCTCCAAAGCTGTGGGATGGGGAGCCACACAGATGGT TGAGTCTGCTGATAAGGTGGTGCTGCACACTGGCAAATATGAGGAGCTCATCGTCTGCTCCCACGAGATCGCTGCCAGCACGGCACAGCTGGTCGCATCCTCAAAG GTAAAAGCAGACCGCAACAGTACGAAACTGACAGCTCTCCAGCAGGCTTCTCGCCATGTGAACGAGATGGCAGCCAACGTGGTGGCCTCCACCAAGACGGGCCAGGAGCACCTGGAGGACAagg ATACCATGGACTTCTCTGGAATGTCTCTCATCAAACTAAAAATGGAGGAAATTGAGTCACAG GTGAAGGTGTTGGAGCTGGAGAATCAGCTGGGTAATGAGCGTCTGCGTCTGGGAGAGCTCAGGAAGAAGCACTATGATATAGCAGGTGTTCCAGCAGCAGACCTCTCAGAGGGCAACGGCCTGGCCCCCTCACCTGCCGCTGTTGCACCCTCCTCACCCAAACCCTCCAAGCCTAGTGTCATGATGAAACCTGCCTTGGCTCAGAAACCCAACTTACCACCTAAAAACATG TTCAGGTAA
- the LOC121584872 gene encoding huntingtin-interacting protein 1-related protein isoform X1, whose product MNSVGRVPSRVKTKRTETNLGAEREHFDKQQLSSISKAINSNEAPVKEKHARRIILGTHREKGAFTFWSYALGLPLSRNSILSWKFCHVLHKVLRDGHHNSLQDCMRHHSSIVEMGQLWGNLHDKYGQLVALYSKLLCTKMEFHMKHSEIRSNLEVTDEVLERVAGTDVNNVFQLTVKVFDYLDAELRLAETVIRQLNTSIAISTTTSGQCRLSPLIQVIQDCSHLYHFTVKLLFKLHACLPADTLQGHRDRFHDQFHSLKTFFNKARDMLYFKRLIQIPKLPESPPNFLHAASLAKHARPVVVIPDEDEPEQQDDDDDDDPEPLINVSDVTMPSMMVPQRFDIFDQTFGPANGGFDDRDIQIENLQQDLELLRADLERVKGEAQRYVTQLKSQINSLEAELEEQRVQKQHALVENEQLRMELEATRRRNAEHESVQATFGEAETRAQATEQRYTKLKEKHTELVSSHAELLRKSADTVKMLSATQQTQEEVVRTKQQLAFEVERIKLDADMKLEEQKFEIKKLKRDFEEKRAEVEHVKGTLQHNEKVGEQLTSSMLALQAEKERLMRSASEKEVELSFLSQAAQLQQSTLQQERERSTREMGELQGKLQEKSRREVQLQQKLLDEQFSLLQGTVSEAESIIQDAVAKLDDPLHIRCTSSPDYLVSRAEATLGSIDKLKKGHSDYLTNMGDAGGLLRALTHFSHLAADTIINGSATAHLAPTDHSDRLTENCRGCATQSLQFLKDLKSKASLQRADPASIRIVVQKILRLGEELRPKGMDVRQDELGDLVDKEMATTSAAIEEAVRRIDEMMNQARMDTSGVKLEVNERILYSCTDLMKAIHLLVLTSTDLQKEIVEGGRGAATIKEFYARNSRWTEGLISASKAVGWGATQMVESADKVVLHTGKYEELIVCSHEIAASTAQLVASSKVKADRNSTKLTALQQASRHVNEMAANVVASTKTGQEHLEDKDTMDFSGMSLIKLKMEEIESQVKVLELENQLGNERLRLGELRKKHYDIAGVPAADLSEGNGLAPSPAAVAPSSPKPSKPSVMMKPALAQKPNLPPKNMFR is encoded by the exons GGATAATTCTGGGGACCCACAGGGAAAAGGGGGCCTTTACCTTCTGGTCCTACGCCTTGGGCCTCCCTTTGTCCAGAAACTCCATCCTCAGCTGGAAGTTCTGCCATGTGCTTCACAAAGTGCTGCGGGACGGCCACCATAAC AGCCTTCAGGACTGCATGAGACATCACAGTAGCATAGTTGAGATGGGGCAACTATGG GGCAACCTTCATGACAAATATGGACAGCTGGTGGCTCTGTACTCTAAGCTCCTCTGCACAAAGATGGAGTTTCACATGAAG CATTCTGAAATCCGATCCAACCTAGAGGTGACAGATGAGGTTCTGGAGCGTGTTGCAGGAACAGACGTCAataatgt GTTCCAGCTCACTGTGAAAGTGTTTGATTACCTGGATGCAGAGTTGAGGCTAGCTGAGACAG TGATCCGGCAGCTCAACACGTCCATTGCCATCTCTACCACAACGTCAGGCCAGTGTCGTCTGTCCCCCCTCATCCAGGTCATCCAGGACTGCAGTCACCTCTACCACTTCACCGTCAAGCTGCTTTTCAAGCTGCATGCCT GTCTCCCAGCAGACACCTTGCAAGGACACCGTGATCGTTTTCATGACCAGTTCCACAG CCTCAAGACCTTCTTCAACAAAGCCAGAGACATGTTGTACTTCAAGAGACTCATCCAGATCCCCAAGCTGCCAGAA TCCCCTCCTAACTTCCTGCACGCGGCCTCCCTGGCCAAGCATGCGAGGCCGGTGGTGGTCATCCCAGACGAGGATGAGCCCGAGCAGCAGGATGATGACGACGATGATGACCCTGAACCGCTTATCAATGTCAGCGATGTCACCATGCCCAGCATGATGGTGCCACAG CGGTTTGACATTTTTGATCAGACCTTCGGACCCGCCAATGGTGGTTTTGATGACAG GGATATCCAAATTGAGAACCTCCAGCAGGACTTGGAGTTATTGAGGGCAGATCTGGAAAGGGTCAAGGGAGAG GCCCAGCGCTACGTCACGCAGCTCAAGTCCCAGATTAACAGTCTTGAGGCGGAGCTGGAGGAGCAACGGGTGCAGAAACAGCACGCCCTGGTGGAGAATGAACAGCTGCGCATGGAGCTGGAGGCCACGCGGCGCCGCAACGCTGAACATGAGAGCGTGCAGGCCACCTTCGGAGAGGCAGAGA CAAGAGCCCAGGCCACAGAGCAGCGCTACACCAAGCTGAAGGAGAAGCACACTGAGCTGGTGTCCAGCCATGCTGAACTGCTCAGGAAG AGTGCAGACACAGTGAAGATGCTGTCGGCAACACAGCAGACCCAGGAAGAGGTGGTGAGGACCAAGCAGCAGCTTGCTTTCGAGGTGGAGCGCATCAAACTGGACGCTGACATGAAG CTTGAGGAGCAGAAGTTTGAGATTAAGAAGCTTAAAAGGGATTTTGAGGAGAAGAGGGCTGAGGTGGAACATGTCAAAGGCACTCTGCAGCACAACGAGAAG GTGGGGGAACAGCTGACCAGCTCCATGTTGGCGCTGCAGGCGGAGAAAGAGCGCCTGATGCGCTCTGCGAGTGAGAAGGAGGTCGAGCTGTCATTCCTGAGCCAGGCTGCACAGCTGCAGCAGTCTACTCTGCAGCAGGAGAGAGAGCGGAGCACCAGGGAGATGGGAGAGCTGCAGGGCAAGCTGCAGGAGAAG TCTAGACGTGAGGTGCAGTTGCAGCAGAAGCTGCTGGATGAGCAGTTCTCCCTGCTGCAGGGAACGGTCTCTGAGGCTGAGAGCATCATCCAGGACGCTGTGGCCAAGCTGGACGACCCCCTGCACATCCGCTGCACCAGCTCCCCAG ATTACCTGGTCAGTCGGGCAGAGGCCACTTTGGGCTCCATTGataaattgaaaaaaggtcacTCGGACTACCTGACGAACATGGGAG ATGCTGGTGGGCTGCTGAGGGCCCTGACCCACTTCTCCCACCTGGCTGCTGACACCATAATCAACGGGAGTGCCACAGCACACTTGGCTCCCACCGACCACTCTGACC GTCTGACAGAGAATTGCAGGGGCTGTGCCACTCAGAGTCTGCAGTTCCTGAAGGATCTCAAGTCCAAGGCCTCCCTTCAGAGGGCAGACCCGGCCTCCATTCGCATAGTGGTCCAAAAGATCCTGAGGCTGGGGGAG GAGCTGCGACCTAAAGGCATGGATGTGCGACAGGATGAGTTGGGAGATCTGGTGGACAAGGAGATGGCAACCACGTCAGCAGCCATTGAGGAGGCAGTGCGCAGAATCGAT GAAATGATGAACCAGGCCCGAATGGACACCTCGGGGGTCAAACTCGAGGTCAATGAGAG AATCCTCTACAGCTGCACAGACCTGATGAAG GCCATCCACCTGCTGGTCCTGACATCCACCGACCTACAGAAGGAGATTGTTGAGGGCGGAAGG GGTGCAGCCACTATTAAGGAATTCTACGCCAGGAACTCCCGTTGGACTGAGGGACTCATCTCTGCCTCCAAAGCTGTGGGATGGGGAGCCACACAGATGGT TGAGTCTGCTGATAAGGTGGTGCTGCACACTGGCAAATATGAGGAGCTCATCGTCTGCTCCCACGAGATCGCTGCCAGCACGGCACAGCTGGTCGCATCCTCAAAG GTAAAAGCAGACCGCAACAGTACGAAACTGACAGCTCTCCAGCAGGCTTCTCGCCATGTGAACGAGATGGCAGCCAACGTGGTGGCCTCCACCAAGACGGGCCAGGAGCACCTGGAGGACAagg ATACCATGGACTTCTCTGGAATGTCTCTCATCAAACTAAAAATGGAGGAAATTGAGTCACAG GTGAAGGTGTTGGAGCTGGAGAATCAGCTGGGTAATGAGCGTCTGCGTCTGGGAGAGCTCAGGAAGAAGCACTATGATATAGCAGGTGTTCCAGCAGCAGACCTCTCAGAGGGCAACGGCCTGGCCCCCTCACCTGCCGCTGTTGCACCCTCCTCACCCAAACCCTCCAAGCCTAGTGTCATGATGAAACCTGCCTTGGCTCAGAAACCCAACTTACCACCTAAAAACATG TTCAGGTAA